Proteins from a genomic interval of Haemorhous mexicanus isolate bHaeMex1 chromosome Z, bHaeMex1.pri, whole genome shotgun sequence:
- the LOC132341611 gene encoding avidin-like: MGRSAFALVLALALAVCVAPVERKCLLSGSWRSDTSCRMVVSTLDKDNRFSGFYLPGPAAGYSELLTSPLEGSQQDTELIPQPTFSFTVNWRLQDSETAQTSVFLGQCYVDTKGEETLHALWLLREASDSPAEDWKGTRIGTSTFTRIK; encoded by the exons ATGGGGAGAAGTGCTTTTGCCCTGGTCCTTGCCCTTGCCCTGGCAGTGTGTGTTGCCCCTGTGGAGAGGAAG TGCCTTCTCTCCGGGTCGTGGCGGAGTGACACCAGCTGCCGGATGGTTGTGTCCACCCTGGACAAGGACAACAGATTCTCCGGTTTTtacctgccaggacctgctgctggctACTCTGAACTCCTCACGTCGCCGCTGGAGGGGTCCCAACAAGATACAGAGCTGATCCCACAGcccaccttctccttcactgtGAACTGGAGGCTCCAAG ACTCAGAGACTGCACAGACAAGTGTCTTCCTGGGCCAGTGCTATGTGGACACCAAGGGGGAGGAGACCCTGCATGCCCTGTGGCTCCTGCGAGAGGCATCCgacagccctgcagaggactGGAAAGGCACCCG GATTGGCACCAGCACCTTCACACGGATAAAATAA
- the LOC132322520 gene encoding avidin-like, with translation MGGGALILVLAVALAESIAPAERKCQLSGLWRNDQDSLMEISVLRDNGDFHGQYLTRVTLSGGCAQVSPLRGAQQQLGEEGWPTFAFTVRWDKFSNATTAFVGQCFVDAGGKEMLSTMWLLREAVGSLEEDWKATRVGRNVFTRKRTTKGKILPNLSPPCEAVSSPGP, from the exons ATGGGGGGCGGCGCTCTCATCCTGGTCCTCGCCGTGGCCCTGGCAGAGAGCATTGCTCCTGCAGAGAGGAAG TGCCAGCTCAGCGGACTGTGGAGGAATGACCAGGACTCACTGATGGAAATTTCGGTGTTGAGGGACAATGGGGACTTCCATGGACAATACCTCACACGAGTCACCCTCTCCGGGGGCTGTGCCCAAGTCTCCCCCCTGaggggtgcccagcagcagcttggagaGGAGGGCTGGCCCACCTTTGCCTTCACTGTGCGCTGGGACAAGTTCTCCA ATGCCACCACCGCCTTTGTGGGCCAATGCTTTGTGGATGCAGGTGGAAAGGAGATGCTGAGCACCATGTGGCTGCTGCGTGAAGCTGTCGGGTCCCTTGAGGAGGACTGGAAAGCCACAAG GGTGGGCAGAAATGTCTTCACACGCAAACGCACCACAAAAGGAAAGATCCTGCCGAacttgtcccctccctgtgagGCTGTGTCTTCACCAGGCCCTTGA